A region of the Dermochelys coriacea isolate rDerCor1 chromosome 12 unlocalized genomic scaffold, rDerCor1.pri.v4 SUPER_12_unloc_3, whole genome shotgun sequence genome:
GGTATGCTTCGACAGCCACAGAACTGGGCATCGTTCTGTTTTCTGGAGagtctatttaaaacaaaaagatgtgCTTCCTTGTACAAGAACATATCACTGAAAAATGgtgttttcagaattttcaatGATTCATCAGAGGTTTGAGCAGCATAGATAACTCTGTTAGATGGAAATACCCAGTGGGAGATTCTGGTCTctgttacactagtataaatccgGAGTAacaccactaaagtcagtggagttaccttGACTTTACACCAATATAAAGGATCAGATTCTGGCTCTATTCATTCAGTCCAGCTGTCCTGgagtcaaaactcccactgaagtcaaggggagcaaTCAGCATGCAAGAATGGTAGGACCGAGTCCTAAGTGTTAAGAACTCTCCTTACCAGTTTGCTGGTGGACACACTGAACTCGCTGAAAACATATGCTACCATATCCCAAGCTGCACAATTCTCCACACTTCCTGAACTGAGCAGCGTCCTGATGAAATGAAGAACTGCCTTCCTCACCTGCAAGGGTAGAGATTACACACAGGAGTTCTTGTTATCCCTTCTGCCTGAAATAGGAGATAGGATAGGAGAGTCCTTCTGCTTTTGATTTGGTCTCCTTGGATTAGAAACATGGATACATTTAACACAGGCAGGAGAATGACATGCCTTCTCTATTCTGCAGTCTCTCATCTGGATCTGAATGAAAGCTCCACCCACATATCCATTCATCCCAtaacattgaaaaaaaatgaaatatttcactgttCCACACACAATCTTACCGTAGCATTCTGATCACTGAGAGTGGATTTCACTGCCGTCACAATCAGAAGCTTTTTAACTCTTGTCTCAGGCACTGAAAGATAAGGAGAGGTGTACAGTACTTCTTTGttccacacacactcactttccACATTGGAATTAATCCTGGATTTCAAAGGGCCCTAGTTAAGAATAGTACCAAGCTTCTCTCCTCTACAGAATCAGTGGGGAAaacataggaccagattctggtctcagttgcaccagtgtaaatctaaagTAATTCCATTTCTCTAAATAGTGCCACCCTACTACCATGATGGAAATATTATAAAAGAGTTTGATAGACTGAGGTGACTGAAGTTAATCTgtgtttacaccagtataacagaACTCAGAATCTAATCTATAGTGTATAATACTTACGATTCTCGAGTCAGgagtactattttatttttatctgattATTGTTAACATCCATGAGGCCCAAGTTAACTTCTGTATTTGAAGTTGAAAAAGACCTTGACAAATATCTTGGGCTGCATTCAGCACTTAGTTGAACCTGTTGATTTCTGTGTGGCCATATGGGGGTAACTTAGGGCAGCATTTGGTCCCTTAGTGGATCTCCAAACCACTGGTGACTGTGTGTTCTAGAGCCTCCGTGCCCCAGTTGCAGAGGCGAGGAGTCTGTTACATCCCTGCCGTGCCTACAAAGCCTTGGTTCTTTAGCTCAATCTATAGTAGCTCAAGCTTTTAGCTCTAGATGTCCTCAACACAACCCTCAGCATGTCGGCCAGGAGGGCAGCTGGCACAGTTGTTCCTGTGTAACTTACAGTCAGCACCAACAATAGCTCTCAGAAGATCTAAAGACGCCACACGAACAGCCTCATGCTCAATCTCCAGCTGCTCGTGTAGAAATGCTAGCAGTTCATCCGGAGAAGAACGGGCTGCAAGGGAAGAAATCACGTTCCTCACGTCTGCAGAAATTACCATACCTCACAAAGGTAAGGAAGTTACAAGGAAACCACTGTGTAACTCAGAGTCTCTTTCCCTTACCTAGCAGAAGTACACAATGGAACAGCTCTTTGTGGTTTTCTATGCTGAGCTGCTTAGCTGGAGAACAGATCTGTGGGAAGAAGGGAAACGGTCAAAGAAAAACTAATCAGAAGCAAttgaagagaaaaatattcaATTAATTTCTAAGCTTCCACTTTCTACTTGTCCAAATAGAGGTCTGAACCCCAGGGAGATGGTACTGCATGCAGagcaaaaagcaaacacaatgaCCAATACATTAGATAAGAGAAGCTAAAGTGTTTTGAGCAGCAGAGCTGACCTAATCAAGACACAGCCACAGTTTTGACTAAACAACTCTGACTCCCCCCGATAATCGGCTTATGGTGAAATTGCTTTACAAACTGAGCTGGATATTAGCTAAGAAAATGAGACCGCTCCCTGCTTACTCTT
Encoded here:
- the LOC122457783 gene encoding maestro heat-like repeat-containing protein family member 2A — its product is MGESQFCDKILPLYYHVTSNWLTCEELQLKQAIIKALGPMMSILLHKKEQQNQIFKEISWLLEQYKEEIDVFHVTKSLSQVLEVSGEYKIPLPKGKFQVICSALHNQICSPAKQLSIENHKELFHCVLLLARSSPDELLAFLHEQLEIEHEAVRVASLDLLRAIVGADLPETRVKKLLIVTAVKSTLSDQNATVRKAVLHFIRTLLSSGSVENCAAWDMVAYVFSEFSVSTSKLVRRVLNT